In Mercurialis annua linkage group LG5, ddMerAnnu1.2, whole genome shotgun sequence, a single genomic region encodes these proteins:
- the LOC126683346 gene encoding uncharacterized protein LOC126683346: protein MPKKMGVNSKAEAARARKTATESERKEQDARQKEEQYWREAEGSKSRAAKKREEESEKKSEAAARRAEAKRLAELEEKEIEKSMKKTDKKANRVAIPVPKMTEAELRKRREEEQAELAKKAEEMKKKQNRTAEEEEYERMVSVANTNREDLIIEARSVEDAIAKMSVADSLPVDRHPEKRLKASFKAFEEAELPKLKEEKPGLTHTQYKDMIWKLWKKSPDNPLNQVSE from the exons ATGCCGAAGAAGATGGGAGTTAACAGCAAGGCGGAGGCCGCCCGTGCTCGCAAAACCGCCACGGAGTCCGAGCGAAAGGAGCAGGACGCACGGCAGAAGGAAGAACAGTACTGGCGAGAAGCGGAGGGATCAAAATCCCGCGCCGCCAAGAAACGGGAGGAGGAATCGGAGAAAAAATCCGAAGCTGCCGCTCGACGAGCAGAGGCAAAAAGGCTGGCTGAGTTGGAAGAAAAGGAAATTGAAAAATCCATGAAGAAGACGGATAAAAAGGCGAACCGGGTGGCGATTCCGGTGCCGAAGATGACGGAGGCGGAATTGAGGAAGCGGAGAGAAGAGGAGCAGGCAGAGCTGGCGAAAAAAGCGGAGGAGATGAAGAAAAAGCAGAATAGGACTGCGGAGGAGGAAGAGTATGAGAGAATGGTTTCGGTTGCGAATACGAATAGAGAGGATTTGATAATTGAAGCGAGGAGTGTAGAGGATGCTATTGCTAAGATGAGTGTTGCTGATAGTTTGCCTGTTGATAGACATCCTGAGAAGAGGCTTAAGGCCTCTTTTAAG GCTTTTGAAGAAGCTGAGCTTCCTAAACTTAAGGAAGAGAAACCGGGCCTTACTCATACGCAGTACAAGGACATGATATGGAAATTGTGGAAGAAATCTCCAGACAACCCTCTTAATCAG GTTAGTGAGTGA